The window ccccccagccccctgcctgtaaacactcccaccccaccctgcaggCTGGGGAAGGGCTTGTGGGGCCCGACCCACCGACTTCCCCTTGCAGAACCCAGCGGGTGCCGCGTCTCTACCTGGGGCCTCCATCACCTCCACCGAGCCATGTACCAGGCTGCAGGAGCTGCCCAGGCCACCCCCTCTCATGTAGGTGATCAGCGGGGTGGGAGACCCCCGCCGCCGCAGGCGTCTGGCCTGGGGGTGAAGGGGTGAGGGGCGGCGGGTTTGCCTGCCACCCTTTGCCCCGCCCCCATGCCCCTGGGATCTGGGCCTGTGACCCCAGCAATGATCTGGGGCATCCCTCCTGACCTGGCCCTGACTGGCCCTCTCCCATAGGAAGCCAAAGGCAGCGGTGGCAGCAGCACTGTCCAGCGCTCCAAGGTAGGGCCCTGAGACCCGGGTgttgggggagaaggggatgggCATGCGTCAGGCCCCCAGCTGACTCTCTCCCCGGGACAGTCCTTCAGCCTTCGGGCCCAGGTGAAGGAGAGCTGTGCCGCCTGCCAGAAGACCGTGTACCCTATGGAGCGCCTGGTGGCGGACAAGCTCATTTTCCACAACTCTTGCTTCTGTTGCAAGCACTGTCACACCAAGCTGAGGTGCGCCcttgccctgcccctgccctcgcCCGCCAGCCCTCACCTGACCTGACCACAGTTGTTCTGCTTCTGCAGCCTGGGCAGCTACGCGGCACTGCACGGGGAATTTTACTGCAAGCCCCACTTTCAGCAGCTGTTTAAGAGCAAAGGCAACTATGATGAGGGCTTTGGCCGGAAGCAGCACAAGGAGCTCTGGGCCCACAAGGAGGTGGACGCCGGCACCAAGACGGCCTGAGGCCCCTCTGCTGTCCACCCCCTCCGTAGAAGAGGGCCTGGAGTGGGGCAATGGGAAGGGTGGGAAAGAGATTGGACCTGGGCTTCggttggggggcagggtgggagggggataAGGTCATCTTGCTCAGGCAGAGGGTTGGGGGGGCAGAGCTCCAGGATTCTTTCATTCTCCCTGGgagtgggtggtggtggtggtttgggaATCAGGATTGGGGGTTTCTCACCACCCTGCTTCCTACTTCTTTCAGCCTACCCCACCTCACCCTATGGCCCCCTGGGAGGTCCCCAAGCCCAGCTTTCCTATCTAGGTGCCTTTTCTCCAGCAAGGAGTCAGCATGCCCCCCTCAGGGTCCCAAGCTCCCTCACTGCCACCTGGGGCCCTCTGTGGCCCCCACATCTCCCCATCTACCTCTGCCCTTAGCCTGGTCCTGAGCCATGGAGACTGGAAGAAGGAGAGCCAGCGTGCCCTCGCTGGGCCTCACAGAATGCCCACCAAGGCCCtgtgggggagtggagggggaagTTGAttagccctgccctcccccccggCCCCATAGGCGACGCAGGGCATGCCCAGTGGGGCTGGGGACCCATCTTGCACCACCGGAGTCAAGAAGCGGAAGCTAAAGCACCGCCAGGCTGAGAGCCACAGAGACTggctgggtgggggctggcaTTGGCCATGCTCCCCTCCTCTTGTCCCCTATTGCTGCCGGTTCTGACTGTTGCGATCAACcccattttaaacatgttttaacaGATCCTGACTCTGTATTATGTGGCCTGATGGGGGGCTTTGTGGCAGGAAAGATACAGACTAGTCATGTAGAGGTGACAGGGGACATGGTCAGCCTAGAGCACTCCTGGACTTGATTGGGGTGGGATGGGGCTGAGAAATGGGTGTCAGGGAAATACCAGCCAGCCTGAGAAAAAGGGGGTGCTCCTTTTTCAACAGCCAGGTCTCCATGCTGTCGTACCCAGAGTGGTTTTAAAACTGAAACTCCACGTCGGTTGAAAATTTGAGGTCAGGCTGGGGTGCCTAgcttgctcagttggtagagcatgtggctcttgatctcagggttgtgagttcaaaccccacattgggtgtggagcctattaaaaaagaagaagaaggaggtcAGGCCATCAGCAGGTGATGTGGAGCCCGGCCTCACTGCACTTAAGTATATTATTGCAAGGCAGAACCCTTCTTGTCCTTGCCTAGACCCCCTTTGCCCTAGAAATTAACAAAGGCTGGTGGAAACCAGCAGATTCAGCAAGTGCTGTTAAAGGGTTTCTggttctctgtgcccttccccatcTGTTATCTTCCCCTTGCTTTTTCAAGCTCTGGGGAGTGGGGCAGCCATGGTCACTCCCATGTAGTTCAAGGAGAAACAGCTCCTGTGCTTCTCTGAGGGACACCAGTTTACAGCAGGGCGAATACTGCAAGCTTGGAGGAACTgagacccaccccacccccagcggATTACAGGCAGGAAATCTGGGTTGTCCTGTCTCAGACCCAACTGTCCTGATTTCCCCCAAACTGCCTGTGGGCTACCTGAACTGATGGAACAAGAGGGCTGACTCCTGGGGGATTTGCTGCCACCGCCCCATACAACTCAAGTTCCTAAATGACCTCATGGCCATAGGACAGGATAGGAAGCTGGGACTCAAATTCCAGTGGCAGATGGGCCACTGTGCTGTGTTGGGGTGGACCCTGCCCCTCGAAGCAGTAGAGCTACCACTCAGCAGAGGTGGCACTGGGTCCTCAGCATGAGAGCAGATAGCCTCATGCAAAGCAGGCCCAAATTCTGCACTGGAGGTCTCAGGTGGGGACAAGGACAGtctctcctggctctgagctaaGCACCAGCAGCAGGCAGACCAGGGGGAGATGCCAGAGAGGTGGCTCCTGGAGGTACCTGAACTCTGCCCTGCAAGGATATGGCTCTGGGGAGTACATACCTGCAGCGGGATGACTACTAGATGGCCACAAAAGTCCTGGGAACCCAGCCAGTGGTGACACTTGGGTCAGGTGGGGCTGACAGTAGTATACCACCTTGATAATCAGCTGCGATAGAAGCACCCTCAGCAGAGCTCctgggagtggggggaagaggggagccaCCTCTGAGCTAACAGTGGTACCAGTCAAGTCATCTCCTCCTAGGACCCCTCTTGGAGTCAAATTTCCTGCTGAGGGACCCAAGCTGGTTGTCGGGCACCATAGCTGGCTCCTCCCAGGCAAACACCTACTCCATACCTCAACCAAAAGCATTTCCACAGGACCCCTTGGGTATAAATGATCCCTTTTATTGTAAGTAATGCGCGACACTGGCCTGGCTTTGCACTGCAAGCCCTCGGTCGAGATATAGTCAAATAACTATGGCTGCAGGTTCTTCTGCACGATCCACAattcagacacagacacagagtgaGGGGGACGGGAGGGCaatgggaggggcaggagggtggcAGGGTGTGGACCGTCCCCAGCCTTGACCTCTCCGTGAAGGTTTGGCCAAGGCCGGCATAGCCCATGGAATGATGAGCAAATGGCAGCATGGCCCTTCCCACAGCAAGCCTGGGGCTGCTAGGGGGCTGCCTTTCAGAATCTTTGGGCCCAGGCTGTCCTAGGCCCACAACTTGTCATCTGGGTTAATTAATAtaaagacaataaattaaaattaagcaaCAGCTTGGTCCTGAGGATGCTGAGCCAGCATGTCCACAGTTTTTGGCACAAAAAAGTCagggtcttttgtttttttggagtgCAGCGTTTGTTGGCTTGTTTGtaaattcacttttaaaaccCATTCCCTGTGAGGTAAGACCCCGGGGCGTGGGGCTCTGTGAGAGCCTGAAGCTGGGACACACAGAGTCGTCTTGCGGCAAGGGCACTGTGCTCTGTTTCCTCTTGGGGCACAGGGACTGGGCACAGGGATGTGGGCCCAAGAAGAGTGCTGCAGCCATCAGGACGGGGTCGTGGAGAGGCCAAGCTGCCATCTGGCAGCTTTGGTCAAGATGAGGGGCCAGTCCCCACCCTGGGCAAGGGCCGAGGTGGCGACAGGAGCACATTGCTCACTGTCTTCACAGGGCTGGGCTGGAGGTGCCTGACAGGCCCCTGACGGACAAGGATGGAAACAGAGGGGCCTCGGCCCAACTGGCACCGTGCAGCACACATTCCCGCAAAACCagctgctttcattttctcttctctctctcgaGGCGTCCATCACCTGTAACAATCTAGAATTGATATATATAAAAACCATCAAATATGATCTGAGATATAAATTAACAAGTACAAGGCCTCACATTACATGATGTGAAAAGGCTAAAAACAGCGATAGAAACTACATTCATAAAAGTGCATCGTCAACATACAACGAAGGCTTTGGCTTGTTCTGGTGCCCGTGGGGAAGTGGGCATGGCTGGCAATGAGCTGCCTGGCACTAATCCCCAGCTCCCTGGAGAGACCCATCCCTGGGCActggctttgttgttgttgttgttgttgttcctttaaTGACAACTCCCAAGGAACTGGGTTTTGGGAGGGAGGAGCTCTAGCAATAGGCACattttggaggggaggggccggaAGAAAGGACCAGCGCCCAGGCTGAGGTAAATAAGGCCAACTCTAAGCTGCTTGGAGATACTGGCTCCCCGACCCCTGCTACCATTCCTCCTCCAAGAAGGGAAAGGGGCTGAGACCTCATGGGGGAGGGCAAGGCTGGCCAAGGAGGAACAGAGATGGTAGTCTGGGACACAGTTGGTGACATCATATGGGCTCTCCCTTCTACCAGGGAGGGCTCTGGCCTAGCAGGGTCACAACTCACAGACAACCCGATACAACTTCCCTGGCTATCCAGAAGAGCCTGCCCAGGGCTCAGGGCGGCTAGTGGGGTCAGGTGCCCTCACCATGCTGTCCATCTTCCTTTCTGCTCCAGTGGGGAGACAGGTGCCAGGTCAGGAACACAAAGGCCATTACCTTCAGCTTTTTCCAATCCAGCCCAAAGGCCCAAGCCCACAACAGGGATACTCAGAGCCCAAGGGCACACAAAGTCTCCAGTTTAGAAACTGGGTACAGCATAAGAGTGACTCCAACTTGTAAAACAGAGACAATTGCATTGACAAAACTGGGTCTCCCCACCTCGAGTGGGGGAGTTCCACATCTCAGGcccctgctgggggtgggggaggggtgcagggtcATGGGAGCAGGCAGGATGGGCTCCTCCTTCCCTGAATAAGGCAGCAAAACATTTGCTTCATTCATCTTTGGTAAAGGACAGGGACTGGCAAAGCTggcctgggggctctggggagaGCACAGCCCAGGCCTCTGCCTTCCATTGGCTGTGGGATGCTGGGCTTGACCTCAGGCTTGGGTGGGCTCATCCAGCCCAGAGACGCCCTGGTGGTCTCCAGACATGGGGAGGAGAAACAAAATAACACTCTGCATGAAAGTTAACACTATTCAGACCCTTGTGTCTGTCCTGTGCCCCAAGACCCTTGGGGCTCTGGTGCCGACTGCAGTGTCAGGACACAGCCCTGAGGGTAAGGCCCTCAGTGCTTTGCACACTGTTCCTagccccttcccctccacacTGAGCTTAGGATGCTGGAGCTCTCGGGTCTGGCAGGCTGGGGGCTCCCAGTCCTTGAGGCCGCAGCCACCCCACCCTGGCTCTGAGCCCCAGCAGTGGAAGGGGCATAGACAAACGCTGGTTGGACTGGAGCTCCATGGTCCACAGCCTTGCCTGGGAGAAGCAGCAGCTTTGCTGAGCCCCACAGCAGCCCCATGCCTGTGCAGCAGGGGCAGCGGGCAGCAGCGTGCCTTAAGAGCTCAGTACACGAGCTGTGCAAAGTGGTGTGTGAGCAGCTCCTCGGCCGAAGGTCTCTGGCGAGCCTCCACAAAAATACGCCTCAGGAAGTCCCGGCCGTGCTCAGAGATGTGGGAGGGCAGCTGAGGATTTGTGGGCTGGGTGGCAATCTTGAAAATGGCGGCCATGGCTTCATACTCTGCCCAAGGTGGTTTCTCTGTCAGCATCTCTACCACAGTGCAGCCCAGGCTcctggagagagaatcccatgtcaCCCCTTGGCCAGCCCCAGGCTCCCTAACCTGCCCATCGCCGTGGAAGGAGGTGCCTTTCTCAGAAAACCCTGAGGCAGGATGGACCAAGCTGAGGGTTGACATCTCTGTAGAGAGTCCTCAAAGCCAGAAGAGGCCTCAAAGCACTGTTGGCCTCATCTACATGGGCTTCATCAACCAATACCCATGCAGGGGGGTCTTGAGATTGGGGAAGAGATCCCTTAGGCATGGACAGAAAGAGCTCTGAGATAACCGTATTAGTCtcctactgctgctgtaacaaattactatgAGCCCGGTGGCATaagaacacaaatttattctggagaccagaagtctagTAGAACTAGTCTCCATGGGCTAAGGTGAACATGTCAGCAGGGATGGCTCCTTTCGGAGGCTCTGCTTGGAGAGGCTGCCAGCACTCTTTGGTTCATATCCCCTTCCAGCTTCTTGCTTCCACTGTCACATCACTTGCTACCCACTCTGGCCTGCTGCCTCTCTTTTGTAAGGACCTTTGCAATTATTCTGAGCCCACcgggataatccaggataatctctccatcacAAAAGTCTTAAATTGATCCTATCTGCAAAGGCCCTCTGCCACGTAAGGAGACATTTACAGGTTATGGGGTCAGTACGTGGGCACCTTCAGGGAACCATACTCAGCCTACCACAATGACATTGTGAGGGGAAGAGATGCTATCACGACCTCCAGGCCCTTTCAGAGGATGGACATAAAGTTAGGGCGAGCAAATGCAAGCCAACTGAATGCTAGGAAAGGAAGAAGCTTGCTAATATTTAGAGACTGACCCAGGCCTTCAGAATGGGTGCTACTTCCTTTAGGGATGTTTTCTGTGGCCTAAGTTCCCAGCAATAACAAACCGGTGCGATCTGGGGTTGAAATGCAATGCATTTGCCCTATGGGCTGCTGCAGGCACCCACTTCCCTGCATATGACCCAGCTACCAGGAGGGgagcctcctcttcctcccaccacaCTGAAACATTTCAAATGAGCTCATTTCTAGGTTGGAGTCACTACAGACCAGACACAGATATGCCATCCCAGCATGTCCCCGGCACTCACCACACATCTGCCTTCCTTCCGTAGCCCTCACCGCTGATCACCTCAGGGCTCATCCAGTAGGGTGTGCCCGTGACCGAGCGCATGCCCGTGCCCGACATGCAGATGGTCTGCAGGCGCTTGCTGGCCCCAAAGTCCCCCAGCTTCACGTTCCCGGCAGAGTCTCGGAGGATGTTGGCTCCTAAGGCATGAAAGAACAGAGGCTGCCACCCTCTGGGCATTTTCTACCACCCAccctttccccccaccttcccaggTCACAGGGCTGCTGGAGAGGATGGACTCTACCATGAATTGGACATGAATAGAAACACGCTATTGGCTCAGCCCTACAGCATGAAATGATCATCACCAGGGCCAACAACTGCACAACACCCAACAAGTATTTTCCCAAAGTGCTCAACCAATCTGCACCAATCCCCCAAAGAAGCAATTAAGGTCCCACTTTTCAGAAAATCCAGAATTCTTAAGTGGTCAGGTCTTGGGGACCCCACAGCTTGTGCCTGCTCACCCTTGATGTCTCGGTGAACGATCATGTTGCTATGCAGGTAGGACATGCCCTCCAGGATCTGCCGGGTATACTTGCGAGTCACACTCTCTGTCAGAGCTCCGTAGGCCTTCAATTGGTCTTTCACTGAGCCCTACAGCCACAGGAGTCAGAGGGAGTCAGCTCAAGAAGGGGTAGGAAGGGGCAAGGCTATTTCCAGCCCCCAGCATTGTAGCAGGAGCGATTTAGCCACCCACCATGAGCAATGCACCAGGCTTTGCTTGGAGAACAATATGAGGCAGCCCTTCCATCAAGCAACGTGTGACCCGCATCCAGAAGGGAAGGCCCTCTGCACCAGCTACAGGCAGTACTTACTGGACGGTGCAATCACCCTGTAAGCTTCGGGTCAGGGTGACCTGGGACACTTCACATCTCACAGCATCATTGTGGCCAGATGGAGGACCCCCCCTGACTTTTGAGTATCACCTCACCTTCTTCCCTGAGCCTCCGGTGTCTCAAGTGATCAGAAGCATGTCCAaggggcccctcccccagagcccacGGCCCAAGTCTGGCCCTCCTTTGTGTGTGTCCCACATGTACCAAGGAGCACATACCCCTGGCATGTACTCCATGAAGATGGTCAGAGTCTTCTCGGCGCGGTCCCGCAGGCAGCCATAGTACTGAACTATGCGCTCGTGCTGCAGGTTCTTCAGCAGCTGGATCTCACACTCCAGGGCACTCACCTCCTGTGGGAGGGGCTCAGTGGTCACCTTGGCTTCCAGGGTCCTGGCTCTGCCCATGTGGGATCAGCTCAGCTTCCCTAGTAAGTGACTTTAGAGGGGTCTATCTGCCTCGGGAACTTCAGCTGGAGCAAAGGAGTCTCTCCCAACTGGCCCTTGGACACAACGCTGGGTAGCCCATGGGACGGTAGCATTCCCATGCTGGAAGAGGGCAGGCAGTGGGGTGGGAGAATGGGCTGTGGTGCTTAGTTACGGTAACTGCTGTATTTGTCCACTCGGACTGGAGTACAGGCCACAATCACAGTTGAACTCCAAAGATAAGCTCCTTCCTGGACTGAGGGCTGAGAGAGACTGTGCATCTGGTGAGGGTGGCCAGGACTGGCCACTGCCTCTCGGTTTGGGTGGTTTGGTACTTTGGCATCAAATTAGTTCCTCATACCTAATCCCTCCCCTGGAGGGTTTGATGCTCTTTGGACCACAGTCCCTTTGCCCCATAGCCATGGCCAGAGTGGAGAGCAAGGGAACTTGGGAAGAAGAATAATGGGGGAAACATCCTGCAGCATCTCGAGCAATTAGTTTATGCAACAAGACAGGCATTTTtattggggagggggtgggggactgtAAGCCAGACCATGCGAAAGGCAGTACCTTGCTTGTCTCAGGGCTGTCTGGGTCAAATTGGACCTGTTTGGAAGCAAGTTCACGTCCTGTGTCCACGTCATAGCACAAATAGACCCTGCCGAAGGCACCCTGGCCCAGGAGCTTCCCACGGCGCCAATTGATGGGGGCACTAGGAGCTAcaggagaatggaaggaaagagcaTTAGCTCGGGCACATTATTTACTGAGATGTTGCCTTGGTTTCCAGAGGCTTTGTGATGGCACCTCTGGCTCAAGACCCCCTCTAGTTCTCAGCCCAACATCCCCACCCACCTGGAGCAGGCCCAGTGCCCCAATCAGTTGGACCATTAGGCCCAAGTCCTGAGAAGCAGATGATTAGCTAACGTCATAGTTAAATGCTCCTCTGCATTGATCAAATATCTTTATTTCCTAagtccctaaatatttttttaagtttatttattttgtttaggggggcagagagagagggaaagagagaatcaatcccaagcaggctccgcaccatcagcacagagcctgatgcagggctcgaactcatgaactgtgagataatgacctgagctgaaaccaagagtcagacgcttaactgactgagctacccaggcatccccctaAATATCTTAATACGGCAAGGACCGAGAACACTGCTCTTCTGGTTAAACATGGTCAAACTAGAGACcagagaggggaagtggcttGTTGCACAGCAGTGGACTGAGGCCTAAGGCCTAGGGGATCTGCTGCTGACTCACAGGCTCTTTTAGTGTGGTAAGGATGGGCCAGAGCAGCTTGCTGCTGAGCTGAACGAGCCCGATGGACCACCGGTCTCCTGCCCTGCTGCTTGTCTGAGCACCCCCTGGGCAGTCTCCTTCTAGCCAGGGCCCACTCCTCACACTTGGTAGGCACGTTCCTCTCCTGCACAGAGAGGGCATTCTCGCTGTCCGCGCTC of the Neofelis nebulosa isolate mNeoNeb1 chromosome 16, mNeoNeb1.pri, whole genome shotgun sequence genome contains:
- the LIMD2 gene encoding LIM domain-containing protein 2; the encoded protein is MYQAAGAAQATPSHEAKGSGGSSTVQRSKSFSLRAQVKESCAACQKTVYPMERLVADKLIFHNSCFCCKHCHTKLSLGSYAALHGEFYCKPHFQQLFKSKGNYDEGFGRKQHKELWAHKEVDAGTKTA